Genomic DNA from Setaria italica strain Yugu1 chromosome V, Setaria_italica_v2.0, whole genome shotgun sequence:
GTACCGTTCATACTATCAGCATCAATAGCTCACTCATTCAGCTCTGTTTGTAACTGGTTAACAAGTTATAATACACTTGGAAGTATTTGCCACAATTTATTTTTTCGAAAAAAAGTGTGGTTTTGTATTAAAGTTcttgttgaaaaaaaaacacataatTGGCACAACAGGATcacttctctttttcttttccttttttttggccTTTCAAATGCATGCANNNNNNNNNNNNNNNNNNNNNNNNNNNNNNNNNNNNNNNNNNNNNNNNNNNNNNNNNNNNNNNNNNNNNNNNNNNNNNNNNNNNNNNNNNNNNNNNNNNNTCATGGAGCTCTGCGCCGGCGGGGAGCTCTTCGACCGGATCATCGCCAAGGGCAAGTACacggagcgcgccgccgcgtcgctgcTCCGCACCATCGTGGAGATCGTGCACACCTGCCACTCCCTCGGCGTCATCCACCGGGACCTCAAGCCCGAGaacttcctcctcctcagcaAGGACGAGCACGCGCCGCTCAAGGCCACCGATTTCGGGCTCTCCGTCTTCTTCAAGCAAGGGGAGGTGTTCAAGGACATCGTCGGCAGCGCATACTACATCGCGCCGGAGGTGCTCAAGAGGAACTATGGCCCCGAGGCCGACATCTGGAGCATCGGCGTCATCCTCTACATCCTCCTCTGCGGAGTGCCGCCATTCTGGGCCGGCAAGTTTCTCcactgctctttttttttccctgcgCTTCGCGCTCCGATCCCACCATGTTCTTCTGACCGGCGAAAGATGACGTATTTCAGAGTCCGAGCACGGCATCTTCAACGCCATCCTGAGGGGGCAGGTCGACTTCTCCAGCGACCCGTGGCCACGCATTTCGCCGGGCGCCAAGGACCTCGTCAAGAAGATGCTCACCACTGACCCCAGGAAGAGGATCTCCGCCTACGACGTCCTCAGTATGTTGTGCCTCTTCTGCAGTTGGCCAATTGCCTTGTTCAACTGAAATCGCGCTGAAAATCTAGAAATCGACATGTGTGTTTTGTTTTCAAGTTTTATAAGTCACTGAATCAAAATGGTGCTATCTGTTTGCTGTGCAGATCATCCTTGGATCAAGGAAGACGGTGAAGCGCCTGACACGCCACTGGACAACGCTGTCATGAACAGGCTCAAGCAGTTCAGGGCAATGAACCAGTTCAAGAAAGCCGCGCTGAGGGTACGCACATTTTCAGTcattccaaaaaagaaaaaaccagaCACGTTCATTTTAGGGTGTCTAGCTCTCTGAACAAATTAAATCCCTGCCTGTCAGGTCATTGCTGGATGCCTGTCCGAGGAAGAGATCAGAGGGCTGAAGGAGATGTTCAAGAGCATGGACGCTGACAACAGCGGCACCATTACCGTGGACGAGCTGCGGCGAGGGCTGGCCAAGCAGGGCACCAAGCTCAGCGAGGCCGAAGTGGAGCAGCTAATGGAGGCCGTGAGTTTTCTCACACATTGTCATCTCGCATATCCGTAATTCTGTATACACTTCATCCCACATTGCTTGGCAATCGCAAACAAATCCAGGCCGACGCGGATGGGAATGGGACGATCGACTACGAGGAGTTCATCACCGCGACGATGCACATGAACCGGATGGACAGGGAGGAGCACCTCTACACCGCGTTCCAGTACTTCGACAAGGACGGCAGCGGGTAACTTGGCATCGCTGACCCCCTACCCAGACCTTACGACCATCAAAATGCCATGGAATCCTCACCAGGTCTCGTGCCTTGGCAGGTGCATTTCgaaggaggagctggagcaggCGCTCAAGGAGAAGGGCCTCCTGGACGGCAGGGACATCAAGGAGATCATCTCAGAGGTCGACGCCGACAACGTAAGTCGCAACACCATTTCTCCTTTCTCTTCGCAGCAGCACGCGCATCCTGTAACGAGTGTGATACGAATGGATTCCGAACGATGAATGAACGTAACACGACTGATCGGCTGGAAATCTCGTTGGCAAACGCAGGACGGGAGGATCGACTACAGCGAGTTCGTGGCGATGATGAGGAAAG
This window encodes:
- the LOC101763555 gene encoding calcium-dependent protein kinase 2 — translated: MELCAGGELFDRIIAKGKYTERAAASLLRTIVEIVHTCHSLGVIHRDLKPENFLLLSKDEHAPLKATDFGLSVFFKQGEVFKDIVGSAYYIAPEVLKRNYGPEADIWSIGVILYILLCGVPPFWAESEHGIFNAILRGQVDFSSDPWPRISPGAKDLVKKMLTTDPRKRISAYDVLNHPWIKEDGEAPDTPLDNAVMNRLKQFRAMNQFKKAALRVIAGCLSEEEIRGLKEMFKSMDADNSGTITVDELRRGLAKQGTKLSEAEVEQLMEAADADGNGTIDYEEFITATMHMNRMDREEHLYTAFQYFDKDGSGCISKEELEQALKEKGLLDGRDIKEIISEVDADNDGRIDYSEFVAMMRKGNPEQNHKKRRDVVL